A region from the Geotrypetes seraphini chromosome 10, aGeoSer1.1, whole genome shotgun sequence genome encodes:
- the SRSF2 gene encoding serine/arginine-rich splicing factor 2 codes for MSYGRPPPDVEGMTSLKVDNLTYRTSPETLRRVFEKYGRVGDVYIPRDRYTKESRGFAFVRFHDKRDAEDAMDAMDGAVLDGRELRVQMARYGRPPDSHHSRRGPPPRRYGGGGYGRRSRSPRRRRRSRSRSRSRSRSRSRSRYSRSKSRSRTRSRSRSSSKSRSARRSRSKSKSSSVSRSRSRSRSRVSPPPSKAESHSRSASKSPPKSPEEEGAVSS; via the exons ATGAGCTACGGCCGACCTCCGCCCGACGTAGAAGGCATGACTTCCCTGAAGGTCGACAATCTTACTTACCGCACCTCCCCCGAGACCCTGCGCCGGGTCTTCGAAAAGTACGGCCGAGTTGGCGATGTCTACATCCCTCGCGACCGTTACACCAAAGAGAGCCGCGGTTTTGCTTTTGTTCGCTTCCACGACAAGCGCGATGCCGAGGACGCTATGGATGCCATGGATGGGGCTGTGCTAGACGGTCGCGAGCTGCGTGTGCAGATGGCTCGCTACGGCCGGCCCCCGGACTCGCACCATAGCCGTAGGGGCCCGCCGCCCCGCAGATACGGTGGCGGTGGCTATGGACGGAGGAGCCGCAG cccGAGGCGCCGCCGCCGCAGTAGATCTAGAAGCAGGAGTCGCTCAAGATCTCGCAGCAGATCACGCTACAGCCGCTCCAAATCTCGATCTCGTACTCGCTCTCGTTCCCGCTCCAGTTCGAAATCTAGATCTGCTAGAAGATCCAGGTCTAAATCAAAGTCATCCTCCGTGTCAAGATCACGTTCCAGATCTAGATCCAGAGTCTCTCCTCCACCTTCAAAGGCAGAGTCTCATTCCAGATCTGCATCAAAGAgccctcccaaatctcctgaagaGGAAGGAGCTGTTTCATCTTAG